The following are encoded in a window of Flavobacterium cupriresistens genomic DNA:
- a CDS encoding phospho-sugar mutase: protein MNIAPNILNAVNEWLTPTFDSETQAAVKELMTTSPKELEESFYKNLEFGTGGMRGVMGVGSNRINKYTLGKNTQGLSDYMHQVFPNQPLKVVIAYDCRHNSNTLAKLVADVFSANGIQVYLFSDLRPTPELSFALKYLGCQCGIVLTASHNPPEYNGYKVYWEDGGQIVPPQDTEIITIIENLSYDKIKYQANEKLIQYIDTEIDKAFIKSSIDNASFNTPAEAKENLQIVFTSLHGTSIKSIPETLSQAGYTNVHIVPEQAIPDGNFPTVKSPNPEEPEALTMALALAEKTNSDIVVGTDPDCDRLGVAVRNNEGKMILLNGNQTMVLMTAFLLKQWKKAGKINGKQFVGSTIVSTPMMMELATSYGVECKVGLTGFKWIAKMIKDFPELQFIGGGEESFGFMVGDAVRDKDAVAATLLICEVAAQAKAAGSSVYKELLQLYVENGFYKEHLVSLTKKGMEGLEEINQMMINLRQNPLKEISGQRVIMVEDYQASTALNLFTGEESIIDLPKSNVLIYYTEDGSKICARPSGTEPKIKFYISVNAELESVEEFDAAESFLDQKIQNIIAGMQLK from the coding sequence AGCTTGAGGAAAGTTTTTATAAAAACCTGGAGTTTGGAACTGGTGGAATGCGTGGTGTCATGGGTGTTGGAAGCAACAGAATCAACAAATACACGCTGGGTAAAAACACACAAGGCCTTTCGGATTATATGCATCAGGTATTTCCAAATCAGCCTTTAAAAGTGGTTATTGCCTACGACTGTCGTCATAACAGCAATACCTTGGCCAAACTTGTAGCCGATGTTTTCTCTGCCAATGGAATTCAGGTTTATTTATTTTCAGATTTGCGACCGACTCCTGAACTGTCTTTTGCTCTTAAATATTTAGGATGCCAATGCGGAATTGTACTTACGGCTTCACATAATCCGCCCGAATACAATGGTTATAAAGTATATTGGGAAGACGGAGGACAAATAGTACCTCCTCAGGATACTGAAATCATTACTATTATTGAAAATTTAAGCTACGATAAAATCAAATATCAGGCTAACGAAAAACTGATTCAGTACATTGACACTGAAATCGACAAAGCTTTTATAAAATCTTCTATTGACAATGCCAGTTTTAATACACCGGCTGAAGCAAAAGAAAACCTGCAAATCGTTTTTACCTCTTTGCACGGAACTTCGATAAAATCTATCCCGGAGACTTTGTCTCAGGCCGGATACACCAATGTGCATATTGTTCCCGAACAAGCAATTCCTGATGGAAATTTTCCAACGGTAAAATCTCCAAACCCGGAAGAGCCTGAAGCATTGACAATGGCTTTGGCTTTGGCAGAAAAAACCAATTCTGACATTGTAGTAGGAACAGATCCGGACTGCGATCGTTTAGGCGTTGCTGTTAGAAATAACGAAGGCAAAATGATTCTTCTTAACGGAAATCAGACCATGGTTCTGATGACTGCTTTCTTATTGAAACAATGGAAAAAAGCCGGAAAAATTAATGGCAAACAATTCGTAGGTTCTACCATAGTTTCTACTCCGATGATGATGGAACTGGCGACAAGCTATGGCGTAGAATGTAAAGTGGGTCTTACCGGTTTTAAATGGATCGCCAAAATGATCAAAGATTTCCCTGAACTTCAATTTATTGGAGGCGGTGAAGAAAGCTTTGGTTTTATGGTTGGTGATGCTGTAAGAGATAAAGATGCTGTTGCCGCTACCTTATTAATATGTGAAGTAGCCGCACAGGCAAAAGCAGCCGGAAGCTCTGTTTACAAAGAACTTTTACAACTTTATGTTGAAAATGGTTTTTATAAAGAACATTTGGTTTCATTGACCAAAAAAGGTATGGAAGGTTTAGAAGAAATTAATCAGATGATGATTAATTTACGTCAAAATCCTTTGAAAGAAATCAGTGGACAACGTGTGATTATGGTGGAAGATTACCAAGCATCTACAGCCCTGAATCTTTTTACAGGTGAAGAGTCTATAATCGACCTGCCAAAATCTAATGTTTTGATTTATTATACAGAAGACGGATCTAAAATTTGCGCCAGACCAAGTGGTACTGAACCAAAAATCAAGTTCTACATCAGTGTAAATGCCGAATTAGAATCTGTGGAAGAATTTGATGCTGCAGAAAGTTTCTTAGACCAAAAAATACAAAATATCATTGCAGGAATGCAATTGAAATAG
- a CDS encoding PDDEXK nuclease domain-containing protein: MSDKPDINDNPKLLDSIIGLIDQTRHYVAKTVNQELTLLYWKIGKSINDEILKNDRADYGKKLILELSKELLNRFGTGFNKRNLHSFIKLNTVFEDFTIVHTVCAQLSWSHIRTLIYIESDIKREFYIQMSIHERWSVRTLQERIDSMLFERTAISKKPEETIINDLALLKNDKQISPDLTFRDPYFLDFLGLHDSYSEKDLESSILAQLQNFITEMGSEFAFLARQKRITIDDEDFYIDLLFYHRGLRRLVVIDLKLGKFKAAYKGQMELYLRWLEKNEQKEGENKPIGLILCSEKSPEQINYLMLDNDEQIKVSAYLTQLPEKKLLLEKLERAIAIAENNIKNK, translated from the coding sequence ATGAGTGACAAACCTGACATAAATGACAATCCAAAACTATTAGATTCTATTATTGGATTAATAGACCAGACTCGTCATTATGTTGCCAAAACGGTCAATCAGGAACTCACTTTGCTCTATTGGAAAATCGGGAAATCGATTAATGATGAGATTCTGAAAAATGATCGCGCCGATTATGGGAAAAAACTTATTTTAGAATTAAGCAAAGAATTATTAAACCGATTTGGGACAGGATTTAACAAAAGAAATCTACATAGTTTCATCAAACTAAACACTGTTTTTGAAGACTTTACAATTGTGCACACAGTGTGTGCACAATTGAGTTGGTCTCATATTAGAACGCTGATTTATATTGAAAGTGATATAAAACGTGAGTTCTACATACAGATGAGCATACATGAAAGATGGAGTGTGAGAACGCTTCAGGAACGAATAGACAGCATGCTTTTTGAAAGAACGGCCATTAGTAAAAAGCCCGAAGAAACCATTATTAATGACTTGGCATTATTAAAAAATGACAAGCAGATCAGTCCTGATTTAACTTTTCGGGATCCTTATTTTCTGGATTTCTTAGGTTTACACGACAGTTATTCTGAAAAAGATTTAGAAAGTTCGATCCTGGCGCAATTGCAAAATTTCATTACTGAAATGGGTAGCGAATTTGCCTTTCTCGCGCGACAAAAAAGAATAACAATTGACGACGAGGATTTTTACATTGACCTGCTTTTTTACCACCGAGGCCTGCGTCGCCTGGTTGTCATAGATCTAAAATTAGGAAAATTTAAAGCCGCCTACAAAGGTCAGATGGAGTTATATCTTCGATGGTTAGAGAAAAATGAACAAAAAGAAGGCGAAAACAAACCAATTGGATTAATTTTGTGCAGTGAAAAATCACCTGAACAAATTAATTATTTAATGCTCGACAATGACGAACAAATCAAAGTCTCAGCTTACTTAACCCAATTACCTGAAAAAAAATTATTGCTGGAGAAGCTTGAAAGAGCCATTGCCATAGCAGAAAATAACATCAAAAATAAATGA
- a CDS encoding ABC transporter ATP-binding protein gives MSNFKKIVPFIYPYKKYAILNIFFNVLYALFSTLSFMALIPMIQVLFDQTKRNTVLPKYEGLVHIKEYGEQYLSYYITTTTEKHDIGYTLSIMVAVIISIFLLKNLVDYLAMFFITFLRNGVLRDMRNAMYKKTLELPLAFYSEKRKGDVISRISADVNEVQNSFLAILELIVKEPLTIVFTIGAMLVISAKLTLFVFVFIPVSGYIISLIGKQLKKQSTKAQQEQGTFLSTIEETIGGLKVVKGYNSENYFNSVFQSSTDRFFNLSNTIGNRQNLASPASEFMGITVIAILLWYGGQMVLIDKTLDGASFIAYMGLAYNILTPAKAISKASYGVKRGNAAAERVLEILDQDNTITSKPDAIKKTTFDYAIDVQNINFKYEEETVLKNFSLTVKKGQTVALVGQSGSGKSTIANLLTRFYDVNDGTISIDGINIKDMNLQSLRSLMGLVTQDSILFNDTIKANISLGKLDATDEEIIEALKIANAYEFVKDLPLGIYTNIGDSGNKLSGGQKQRLSIARAVLKNPPIMILDEATSALDTESEKFVQIALENMMQNRTSIVIAHRLSTIQKADLIVVMQKGKIVEQGTHEELIAHNGTYNKLVTMQSFES, from the coding sequence ATGAGTAATTTCAAAAAAATAGTTCCTTTTATATACCCATATAAAAAATATGCGATTCTAAACATCTTTTTCAATGTTTTGTACGCACTTTTCAGCACCCTTTCCTTTATGGCATTAATCCCTATGATTCAGGTATTATTTGACCAAACAAAAAGAAACACCGTTCTGCCTAAATACGAAGGACTTGTACATATAAAAGAATATGGAGAGCAATACCTGAGTTATTATATCACGACAACTACTGAGAAACATGATATTGGTTATACCTTATCTATCATGGTAGCCGTAATTATTTCGATATTTTTACTAAAAAACCTGGTCGATTATTTAGCGATGTTTTTTATCACCTTTTTAAGAAATGGTGTTTTAAGAGACATGCGAAACGCCATGTATAAAAAAACGCTCGAACTGCCTTTGGCTTTTTATTCTGAAAAAAGAAAAGGAGATGTTATTTCCCGAATTTCTGCCGACGTTAACGAGGTTCAAAACTCCTTTCTGGCCATTCTGGAACTTATCGTAAAAGAACCCCTAACAATCGTTTTTACTATAGGTGCCATGTTAGTGATTAGCGCTAAGCTAACTTTATTTGTTTTTGTTTTCATTCCGGTTTCAGGATATATCATTTCATTGATTGGAAAACAACTTAAAAAACAATCTACAAAAGCTCAACAGGAACAAGGAACATTTCTTTCAACCATTGAGGAAACCATTGGAGGCCTGAAGGTCGTAAAAGGTTACAATTCAGAAAATTACTTTAATTCTGTTTTTCAGAGTTCAACAGACCGTTTTTTCAATTTATCAAATACTATTGGAAATCGTCAAAACTTAGCTTCTCCTGCCAGTGAGTTTATGGGAATTACCGTAATTGCGATATTACTTTGGTACGGTGGACAGATGGTTTTAATTGACAAAACACTAGACGGCGCTTCTTTTATCGCTTACATGGGACTAGCCTACAACATCCTGACACCCGCAAAAGCTATTTCTAAAGCTTCTTATGGAGTAAAAAGAGGAAATGCGGCAGCAGAGCGTGTTTTAGAGATTTTAGATCAGGACAACACCATTACCTCAAAACCGGATGCCATCAAAAAAACAACTTTTGATTATGCGATTGATGTTCAAAACATCAACTTTAAATATGAAGAGGAAACAGTTCTGAAAAACTTTTCTCTTACGGTTAAAAAAGGACAAACTGTCGCACTTGTTGGTCAGTCGGGAAGTGGAAAAAGTACCATCGCCAATTTACTGACCCGTTTTTATGATGTTAATGACGGAACAATTTCTATTGACGGCATCAACATCAAAGACATGAACCTGCAATCGCTTCGTAGTTTAATGGGATTGGTTACTCAGGACAGTATTTTATTCAACGACACCATAAAAGCAAATATTTCATTAGGAAAATTAGACGCAACCGATGAAGAAATTATCGAAGCACTAAAAATCGCTAATGCCTATGAATTTGTAAAAGACCTGCCATTAGGAATCTACACTAATATTGGAGATAGCGGAAACAAACTTTCCGGAGGACAAAAACAACGTTTATCTATTGCCCGTGCAGTACTCAAAAACCCTCCGATTATGATTCTTGATGAGGCTACTTCTGCATTGGATACGGAAAGCGAAAAATTTGTTCAGATTGCCCTTGAAAACATGATGCAAAACAGAACTTCGATTGTAATTGCACACCGTCTTTCAACTATTCAAAAAGCGGATCTTATCGTAGTAATGCAAAAAGGAAAAATTGTTGAACAAGGAACTCACGAAGAATTAATCGCGCATAACGGAACTTATAACAAACTGGTTACGATGCAGTCGTTTGAATCTTAA
- a CDS encoding DUF2971 domain-containing protein encodes MYINNPNIKLPADPDTVVWKYLDLSKFLDILLSKKLFMSRSDKFEDQYEGTFSEPTFEEIKKLAIDNPEFLNYYKTHREKVAISSWHINEYESFAMWQIFTQNSEGLAIQSTIGRLQKALKPENNFDQYIGKVNYIDYKKEYIPFDDSFFPFLFKRKSFQYEREVRIITDTSESTIKLNDGIKINVDINQLIEKIYIHPKSENWYKKLVIELVERLGFGIEIEKSDLESDILI; translated from the coding sequence ATGTATATCAACAATCCGAACATAAAACTGCCTGCAGATCCAGACACCGTTGTTTGGAAATACTTGGACTTGTCTAAATTTCTTGACATACTGCTTTCTAAGAAGTTATTTATGTCCCGTTCGGATAAATTTGAGGATCAATATGAAGGCACTTTTAGCGAACCTACTTTCGAAGAGATTAAAAAACTGGCGATTGACAATCCTGAATTTTTAAATTACTACAAAACACATCGCGAAAAAGTAGCGATAAGCAGTTGGCATATCAATGAATACGAATCGTTTGCTATGTGGCAGATTTTTACTCAAAACAGTGAAGGGTTAGCTATTCAATCCACTATTGGGAGATTGCAAAAAGCGTTAAAACCCGAAAACAATTTTGATCAATATATCGGCAAAGTAAATTACATCGATTATAAAAAAGAATACATTCCTTTTGACGATTCGTTCTTTCCGTTTTTATTTAAGAGAAAGAGCTTTCAATACGAACGTGAAGTACGCATCATTACAGATACTTCTGAGAGCACTATAAAGCTAAATGACGGAATAAAAATTAATGTTGATATCAATCAGTTAATTGAAAAAATATACATTCATCCAAAATCAGAAAACTGGTATAAAAAATTGGTAATCGAATTGGTAGAACGTTTAGGGTTCGGGATTGAAATCGAAAAATCAGATTTAGAGAGCGATATTTTGATTTAA
- a CDS encoding TonB-dependent receptor, with protein MNRSKLIFVFFFLCIGYVSFAQKARVKGIILDSEKRPVSSVNISFLGNASQTDSNGFFEVEVPSNRKVALIFTHVSLKMMSLTVNLKTNEVFVFNPVMSNSEEQMGEVFVSSRNKKRVQGITVIDAATIKKVPGANAGIENILKTLPGVNSNNELSTQYAVRGGNYDENLVYVNEIEVYRPFLIRSGQQEGLSFTNTDLVQNVDFSAGGFQAKFGDKLSSVLDITYRKPTEFGASLEASLLGGSVSVDAVSKNKKWSAVTGVRYRNNSLLVNSQDTQTNYTPTFVDVQTNINYDISEKWQMSFLGNISQNKYLYQPLTRETKFGTIDQPMALAVYYEGQEKDQYDTYFGALKTTYKVSPGFTLKFIGSLFHTIEKEHFDILAQYRLGNVNADGTTSIDDVDFTRGIGSQLNHARNDLDALIANAEIKGFKEWIDGQLEFGMKYTRESIRDRIAEWEMIDSAGFSIRPPIIGLPENNQPYVPYVGLLLPYQDVRATNFNTINRFSGYAQWNQKKTIGSNQIWYNIGARFQSWSVQGATEEGKNQIVFSPRAQFAIKPDWDMDMVFRLSGGLYYQPPFYRELRDLNGVVNPNVKAQQSINIVLSNDYSFKMWDRPFKWVTEVYYKSLSDVNTYSVDNVRIRYVANNNAKAYAQGLDFRLNGEFVPGTESWISFGYLRTEENYENKGYIARPTDQRLKFAMLFQDYMPNIPSIKMYLNLVYNTGVPGGSPAYSDPYLYQSRLNDYRRADIGFAKVFVDSSTRTAKTSWLKNFKELSVGFEIFNLFNNQNAITNTWVRDVYSKTQYAIPNYMTSRVFNIKLNARL; from the coding sequence TTGAATCGTAGTAAGTTAATATTCGTCTTCTTTTTTTTGTGCATAGGTTATGTTTCGTTTGCGCAAAAAGCCCGTGTTAAAGGAATCATTTTAGATAGTGAAAAACGACCTGTATCCAGTGTGAATATTTCTTTTTTGGGAAATGCTTCACAAACAGATTCAAATGGTTTTTTTGAGGTTGAAGTTCCTTCCAATAGAAAAGTGGCTTTGATCTTTACTCATGTTTCATTAAAAATGATGAGTCTTACGGTAAATTTAAAAACCAATGAAGTTTTTGTCTTTAATCCTGTAATGAGTAATTCCGAAGAACAAATGGGAGAAGTTTTCGTGTCTTCCAGGAATAAAAAGAGGGTGCAGGGAATTACAGTTATTGATGCTGCAACAATTAAAAAGGTTCCCGGAGCAAATGCCGGGATCGAGAATATTCTAAAAACCTTACCCGGTGTAAATTCAAACAATGAACTGAGTACACAATATGCGGTGCGTGGTGGGAATTATGACGAAAATCTGGTTTATGTAAACGAAATAGAAGTATACCGTCCTTTTTTGATTCGTTCGGGACAACAGGAAGGTTTGAGTTTTACCAACACTGACTTAGTTCAGAATGTTGATTTTTCTGCAGGAGGATTTCAAGCTAAATTTGGTGATAAACTTTCTTCTGTTTTGGATATTACGTACAGAAAACCTACTGAGTTTGGTGCTTCCTTAGAAGCAAGTTTGTTAGGAGGGAGTGTATCGGTTGATGCGGTTTCCAAAAATAAAAAATGGTCCGCCGTTACCGGAGTCCGATATCGAAATAATAGCCTGCTTGTAAACAGTCAGGATACGCAAACGAATTACACCCCCACTTTTGTTGATGTTCAGACCAACATAAATTATGATATTTCCGAAAAATGGCAAATGAGTTTTTTGGGGAATATTTCTCAGAACAAATATTTATATCAGCCTTTAACACGCGAGACTAAATTTGGAACAATTGATCAGCCAATGGCGCTCGCCGTTTATTATGAGGGTCAGGAAAAAGACCAATATGATACTTATTTTGGCGCTTTGAAAACAACTTATAAAGTGTCGCCAGGTTTTACTTTAAAATTTATAGGTTCTTTATTTCATACCATAGAAAAAGAACATTTCGATATTTTGGCGCAATACCGATTAGGAAACGTTAATGCAGATGGGACAACTTCTATTGATGATGTTGATTTCACACGCGGAATAGGTTCTCAACTTAATCATGCCCGAAACGATCTCGATGCTCTGATTGCAAATGCAGAAATAAAGGGTTTTAAGGAATGGATAGATGGTCAGTTGGAATTTGGGATGAAGTATACCCGCGAGTCCATTCGGGATCGGATAGCAGAGTGGGAAATGATCGATTCGGCTGGGTTTTCTATACGACCGCCAATTATTGGTCTTCCGGAAAACAACCAGCCTTATGTGCCCTATGTGGGACTGTTGTTGCCGTACCAGGATGTTCGTGCGACGAACTTTAATACGATAAACAGATTTTCCGGATATGCACAATGGAATCAGAAAAAGACAATTGGTTCCAATCAGATTTGGTATAATATCGGAGCGCGTTTTCAGAGCTGGTCCGTGCAAGGAGCTACTGAGGAAGGGAAAAATCAGATTGTTTTCAGTCCGAGGGCTCAGTTTGCTATAAAACCGGATTGGGATATGGATATGGTTTTCAGACTTTCAGGTGGATTGTATTATCAGCCTCCTTTTTATAGAGAGCTGAGAGATTTAAATGGAGTAGTGAATCCAAATGTAAAAGCACAGCAGTCTATAAATATTGTTTTGAGTAACGATTACAGTTTTAAAATGTGGGATCGTCCTTTTAAATGGGTGACGGAGGTGTACTATAAATCACTTTCAGATGTAAATACGTACTCGGTAGATAATGTTCGTATTCGTTACGTGGCTAATAACAATGCAAAAGCATACGCGCAGGGTCTTGATTTCAGGTTGAACGGAGAGTTTGTTCCGGGAACAGAATCCTGGATAAGTTTTGGGTATTTGAGAACAGAAGAGAACTATGAGAACAAAGGATATATCGCACGACCGACAGATCAACGATTAAAATTTGCCATGTTGTTTCAGGATTATATGCCTAATATTCCTAGTATTAAAATGTATTTGAATTTAGTGTATAATACAGGCGTGCCGGGAGGTTCTCCCGCTTATTCTGACCCGTATTTGTATCAGAGCAGACTTAATGATTACCGCAGGGCAGATATTGGTTTTGCTAAAGTTTTTGTAGACAGCAGTACCAGAACAGCTAAAACAAGCTGGTTGAAAAACTTCAAAGAATTGTCTGTTGGTTTTGAAATCTTTAATCTTTTCAACAATCAAAATGCGATAACCAATACCTGGGTGCGTGATGTGTACTCTAAAACACAATACGCCATTCCGAATTATATGACTTCGAGAGTTTTTAATATTAAGTTGAATGCGAGGTTGTAA
- a CDS encoding M23 family metallopeptidase: MRFSILVLFLSNFICAQTQYPKDYFRPPLDIPMQLSGNFGELRPNHFHAGFDLKTNQREGLNVYAVADGYVSRIKISTFGNGKCIYITHPNGYTSVYGHLQTTLGPIQDYVQKTHYAERSFEIEMFPKPNELPVTKGQLIALSGNTGSSEGPHLHFEFRDSKTEFVINPMFFGFDQNIKDTKKPTISSLLVYPINENTVVNLSKQPLLLSLSLQKDGTYLAGKVKANGAIGFGINAVDTDDVSFNKNGVFNVSTFLNGNQNYNYQFNTYSFDEMRFINAFIDYPRYKKSGQRIQKLFMKTPFALSIIKTDSLRGIIPVAPNLTSTYKIEVSDYYGNLNSVTVPVEYDAATPIVTAEPIASKYVVRYNKDSNFEKDNMSVFFPAGTFYEDFNLNFDVKNNRIYIHEDVVPVHSNFTVTIKDATYPEELRDKLFIARFSGNSKSYNGTIRKNDVFTTKSKILGQFGLVLDTIAPVIKIAKPIQDKWISDMKTIQFTIGDSLSGVKSYNGYLNGNWILFEYDYKTRKITHRFEDGIVAEGANDLKIEVVDNVGNSTTFETHFFRSQQK; the protein is encoded by the coding sequence ATGAGATTTTCAATACTTGTTCTGTTTTTATCTAATTTTATTTGTGCTCAGACGCAATATCCTAAAGATTATTTTCGTCCGCCGCTGGATATTCCGATGCAACTTTCAGGTAATTTTGGGGAGTTGCGACCGAATCATTTTCATGCCGGTTTCGATTTGAAAACCAATCAAAGAGAGGGGCTAAATGTATACGCCGTTGCGGATGGTTATGTGTCCAGAATCAAAATTTCTACTTTTGGTAACGGTAAATGTATTTATATCACACACCCCAATGGATACACTTCTGTTTACGGACATTTGCAGACTACATTGGGTCCGATTCAGGATTATGTTCAAAAAACACATTATGCGGAACGTTCTTTTGAAATAGAAATGTTTCCAAAACCAAACGAGTTGCCGGTTACAAAAGGACAATTGATTGCGCTTTCAGGAAATACGGGGTCTTCAGAAGGTCCACATTTGCATTTTGAATTTCGCGATTCTAAAACGGAATTTGTTATTAATCCAATGTTTTTTGGCTTTGATCAAAATATTAAAGACACAAAGAAACCAACGATTTCAAGTTTGTTGGTTTATCCGATAAACGAAAATACCGTTGTAAATCTATCCAAACAGCCTTTATTATTAAGTCTGTCACTTCAGAAAGACGGAACCTATCTCGCAGGAAAAGTAAAAGCAAATGGTGCGATTGGTTTTGGGATTAATGCTGTTGATACCGATGATGTTTCTTTTAATAAAAATGGTGTTTTTAATGTCTCTACTTTTTTAAATGGAAATCAAAATTACAACTATCAGTTTAACACGTACTCCTTTGATGAGATGCGTTTTATCAACGCGTTTATCGATTACCCGAGATATAAAAAATCAGGACAGCGTATTCAGAAGCTTTTTATGAAAACGCCTTTTGCATTAAGTATTATAAAAACAGATTCGCTGCGCGGAATTATTCCGGTTGCTCCCAATTTGACATCGACTTACAAGATTGAGGTTTCGGATTATTATGGGAATTTAAATTCGGTGACGGTTCCAGTTGAATATGATGCCGCTACGCCAATAGTAACTGCAGAACCAATAGCGTCAAAGTATGTCGTTCGTTATAATAAAGATTCTAATTTCGAAAAAGACAATATGTCCGTGTTTTTTCCTGCGGGAACTTTCTATGAGGATTTTAATTTGAATTTTGATGTAAAGAACAACCGAATTTATATTCATGAAGATGTAGTTCCGGTGCATTCTAATTTTACCGTTACTATAAAAGACGCTACCTATCCGGAAGAGCTCAGAGATAAATTGTTTATAGCCAGATTTAGCGGAAACAGCAAGAGTTACAATGGAACGATTCGCAAAAATGATGTTTTTACGACTAAATCAAAAATTCTGGGACAATTCGGATTGGTGCTCGATACGATAGCACCGGTCATCAAAATTGCAAAACCAATTCAGGACAAATGGATCAGTGATATGAAAACAATTCAGTTTACGATCGGGGACAGTTTGTCTGGAGTTAAATCGTATAACGGTTATTTAAATGGAAATTGGATTTTATTTGAATATGATTATAAAACCAGAAAAATTACACACCGCTTTGAAGATGGGATTGTCGCAGAAGGCGCTAATGATTTAAAAATTGAAGTAGTTGATAATGTAGGAAATTCTACTACCTTTGAAACTCACTTTTTTAGAAGTCAACAAAAATAA
- a CDS encoding cell division protein ZapA encodes MDEKLRIKISIADRVYPLTVEPNQEEGLRSASKKIDAMIKQFEESYAVRDKQDVLAMCALQFASQVEQKQIDYNVDGHETIERIKRLNLLLDQYLEN; translated from the coding sequence ATGGACGAAAAGCTTAGAATTAAAATATCAATTGCAGATCGGGTTTATCCATTAACGGTAGAACCAAATCAGGAAGAGGGACTAAGAAGTGCTTCTAAAAAAATTGATGCTATGATCAAGCAATTCGAAGAAAGTTATGCGGTTCGCGATAAGCAGGATGTATTAGCCATGTGTGCTTTACAATTTGCTTCACAAGTAGAACAAAAACAAATTGATTATAATGTTGATGGTCACGAAACCATCGAAAGAATTAAAAGATTAAATTTACTTTTAGATCAATATCTCGAAAATTAA